In Salmonella enterica subsp. enterica serovar Typhimurium str. LT2, a single window of DNA contains:
- the dnaJ gene encoding heat shock protein DnaJ (chaperone protein DnaJ; GrpE; stimulates ATPase activity of DnaK; (SW:DNAJ_SALTY)) codes for MAKRDYYEILGVSKTAEEREIKKAYKRLAMKYHPDRNQGDKEAEAKFKEIKEAYEVLTDAQKRAAYDQYGHAAFEQGGMGGGFGGGFNGGADFSDIFGDVFGDIFGGGRGRQRAARGADLRYNMDLTLEEAVRGVTKEIRIPTLEECDVCHGSGAKAGTQPQTCPTCHGSGQVQMRQGFFAVQQTCPHCQGRGTLIKDPCHKCHGHGRVEKSKTLSVKIPAGVDTGDRIRLAGEGEAGEHGAPAGDLYVQVQVKQHPIFEREGNNLYCEVPINFAMAALGGEIEVPTLDGRVMLKVPSETQTGKLFRMRGKGVKSVRGGAQGDLLCRVVVETPVGLSEKQKQLLKDLQESFGGPTGEKNSPRSKSFFDGVKKFFDDLTR; via the coding sequence ATGGCGAAAAGAGATTACTACGAGATTTTAGGCGTTTCCAAAACAGCGGAAGAGCGTGAAATCAAAAAGGCGTATAAGCGCCTGGCCATGAAATATCATCCGGACCGCAATCAGGGTGATAAAGAGGCCGAAGCTAAGTTTAAAGAGATTAAAGAAGCCTACGAAGTGCTGACCGATGCGCAAAAACGCGCAGCCTACGATCAGTATGGTCACGCCGCGTTTGAACAAGGCGGTATGGGCGGCGGATTTGGCGGCGGCTTTAATGGCGGCGCTGATTTCAGTGATATCTTTGGTGACGTTTTTGGCGATATCTTTGGCGGCGGGCGTGGTCGCCAACGTGCGGCGCGTGGGGCTGATTTGCGTTATAACATGGATCTCACCCTGGAAGAAGCGGTGCGTGGCGTGACCAAAGAGATCCGTATTCCGACGCTGGAGGAGTGCGACGTTTGCCACGGCAGCGGCGCGAAAGCTGGCACGCAACCGCAAACCTGTCCGACCTGTCATGGTTCTGGTCAGGTACAGATGCGCCAGGGATTCTTTGCTGTACAGCAGACCTGCCCACACTGTCAGGGACGCGGTACGCTGATCAAAGATCCGTGCCATAAATGTCACGGTCATGGGCGTGTTGAAAAGAGTAAAACTCTGTCCGTTAAAATCCCGGCGGGCGTGGATACCGGCGATCGTATTCGTCTGGCAGGCGAGGGCGAAGCGGGCGAGCATGGCGCACCGGCAGGCGACTTGTACGTTCAGGTCCAGGTGAAACAACACCCTATTTTCGAGCGTGAAGGCAATAATCTTTATTGCGAAGTGCCGATCAACTTTGCGATGGCGGCGCTCGGCGGTGAAATTGAAGTGCCGACGTTAGATGGTCGCGTGATGCTGAAAGTACCGAGCGAAACACAAACGGGCAAGCTGTTCCGTATGCGCGGCAAAGGCGTGAAGTCCGTACGCGGTGGCGCGCAGGGCGATTTGCTGTGCCGTGTGGTAGTTGAAACGCCGGTCGGTCTGAGCGAAAAACAGAAGCAATTGCTAAAAGATCTTCAGGAAAGTTTTGGCGGCCCGACGGGAGAGAAAAACAGCCCGCGTTCAAAAAGCTTCTTTGACGGCGTGAAAAAATTCTTTGACGATTTGACTCGCTAA
- a CDS encoding putative LysR family transcriptional regulator (similar to E. coli putative transcriptional regulator LYSR-type (AAC73704.1); Blastp hit to AAC73704.1 (300 aa), 25% identity in aa 8 - 296), giving the protein MGSKGANKSFDYNLIKILDAVILSGNAAMAAKKLGITPAAVSLALKRLQSYYPEELFSRGKGGLIPTAKAVDIHQNFSQVMKLVDDTFLCNSKKDEAFQITLLGSDIVESYYLSQLYNSDIFDRILINHFSVRNMSREHISELLFTAQGDLLISAEPLLESGIENQIIDSFKSFVCICSSKHMLSTLSQLSLHHFYSSRHALYQPGMGASVIYHDSELFKDDLYYTGRRIVGYRSDSLNGLMSMIERTSLIALIPLKLALFYKNHRKYDIKFIQPPPELALKSVQVYASWNKNSRNISTINEMVSMLQTLSSFRR; this is encoded by the coding sequence ATGGGATCGAAAGGTGCCAACAAGAGCTTTGATTATAATTTAATCAAAATTCTTGACGCTGTTATTTTGTCAGGAAATGCGGCTATGGCGGCAAAAAAGTTAGGCATTACACCGGCTGCCGTTTCTCTGGCGTTAAAGCGCCTGCAGAGTTATTACCCGGAGGAACTGTTTAGCAGAGGGAAAGGCGGGCTCATCCCCACAGCTAAGGCTGTCGACATTCACCAAAATTTCAGTCAGGTGATGAAACTGGTGGATGATACATTTCTCTGTAATAGCAAAAAAGATGAAGCGTTCCAGATAACGTTATTAGGCAGTGATATTGTTGAAAGCTATTATCTTTCTCAGCTCTATAACAGCGATATATTTGACCGTATTTTGATAAATCATTTCTCCGTAAGAAATATGAGTCGGGAGCATATCAGCGAACTTCTGTTTACTGCGCAAGGCGATCTGTTGATTAGTGCCGAACCTTTGCTGGAGTCCGGCATAGAGAATCAAATCATTGATAGTTTTAAATCATTTGTTTGTATCTGCAGCAGTAAACACATGCTGAGTACCCTCTCACAACTGTCGCTACATCATTTTTATTCTTCGCGTCATGCGTTATATCAGCCGGGGATGGGGGCTTCAGTGATATATCATGATAGCGAATTATTTAAGGATGATCTTTACTATACTGGCAGGCGTATTGTCGGCTATCGCAGTGATTCGCTTAACGGTTTGATGAGCATGATCGAACGAACCTCATTGATTGCATTGATTCCTTTGAAATTAGCGCTTTTTTATAAAAATCATCGTAAATATGACATTAAATTTATTCAGCCTCCGCCCGAACTGGCTTTGAAGTCAGTTCAGGTCTATGCATCCTGGAATAAAAATAGTAGAAATATATCGACGATTAATGAGATGGTAAGTATGTTACAAACACTTTCCTCCTTCCGTCGCTAA
- a CDS encoding putative bacteriophage protein, producing MSIPNHVSTTEVVLLELEILLTIISIGAWGGFVSYLLRKDKTEYNSSHESIKYCLTQIVISCFTSFLLSAIAIEKECSFNIVLLAAGLGGVFASPILKILGRRIKKIIEGNNSD from the coding sequence ATGTCTATTCCCAACCATGTGTCGACAACGGAAGTTGTGCTATTGGAGCTAGAGATCTTACTCACTATTATTTCGATTGGCGCGTGGGGAGGCTTTGTCAGCTATCTTTTACGCAAAGATAAGACAGAATATAATAGTTCTCATGAAAGTATTAAATATTGCTTAACGCAGATCGTGATTTCCTGCTTCACCAGTTTCTTGTTAAGCGCGATTGCGATCGAAAAAGAATGCAGTTTCAACATTGTTCTGTTGGCGGCAGGCTTAGGCGGTGTTTTCGCGAGTCCGATCTTAAAGATTCTTGGGCGGCGGATTAAAAAAATTATCGAAGGTAATAATTCAGATTAA
- a CDS encoding hypothetical protein (similar to E. coli putative sensory transducer (AAC75886.1); Blastp hit to AAC75886.1 (269 aa), 30% identity in aa 3 - 109): MKTYIINSNCIYNEGKYELRTVSNSQVIKMTAMRAKCLSFIIENAHLEIIERQKITTALWGSRSHYVNDANLTQILYLIRRDLKALGINDLFITIPRQGLKVNSDITIIATDSETKGRKKQIVRQTIAALTTVFSVTLGSLMYLHIH, encoded by the coding sequence ATGAAAACTTATATCATTAATAGCAATTGCATTTACAATGAAGGTAAATATGAACTGAGGACGGTCTCAAATTCACAGGTTATTAAAATGACTGCGATGAGAGCCAAATGTCTCAGTTTCATCATCGAGAATGCTCATCTGGAGATTATCGAGCGACAAAAAATAACCACTGCGTTATGGGGAAGTCGAAGCCATTATGTTAATGATGCAAATCTAACGCAGATTCTCTATTTAATCAGACGTGACCTTAAAGCGCTTGGTATTAACGATCTTTTTATTACCATTCCAAGACAAGGCCTCAAAGTTAATAGTGATATCACCATTATCGCGACGGATAGCGAAACAAAGGGAAGAAAAAAACAGATTGTACGGCAAACCATCGCCGCCCTGACGACCGTATTTTCAGTAACGTTAGGTTCTCTCATGTATCTGCATATTCACTAA